Below is a window of Nocardia asteroides DNA.
AAAAGACCATGCATCCCTTGGAGGGCCGGCCGTCATGTCCACCGCATTGTTCGCCCACCGGGACTTCCGGTTGCTCTTCACCGCGCAGGTCGCCGCCCTGTTCGGCACCGGCCTCACCACCGTCGCCCTCGGCCTGCTCGCCTACGAACTCGCGGGCGGCGACGCGGCGATCGTGCTCGGCACCGCGCTGACGCTCAAGATGGTGGCCTACGTCACCGTCGCGCCGATCGCGGGCGCCTACGCCGGGCACCTACCGCGCAGGCAGTTCCTGATGGCGCTCAACGGCATTCGCGGCGCGATCGTGCTGGCCCTGCCGTTCGTCGACCAGATCTGGCAGATCTACGTGCTGATCACCCTGCTGCAGATCGCCTCGGCGGCCTACACCCCCACCTTCCAGGCCGTGCTGCCGGACATCCTGCCCGACGAACGCGACTACACGAAGGCGCTGTCGGCGTCGCAGCTGGCCGCGACCATGGAAACCCTGCTCAGCCCGATGCTGGCGGCGCTGGCACTGACGCTGATCAGCTTCCACTGGCTGTTCGTCGGCACAGGCATCGGCTTCGCGGTCTCGGTGGCCCTGGTGCTGGGCGCGCGCATCCCGGACGCCGTGGCCGGCACGGGCGCGATCGGTCAGCGGCTGGCCGCCGGGCTGCGGCTGTTCGCGGCGACACCGCGACTGCGCGGTCTGCTCGGGCTGAACCTGGTGGTCGCGGCCGCGGGCTCGGTGGTCATGGTCAACACCGTGAACTACGCCAGGGACGTGCTCGGCGGTGACCAGTCGGCGGTCGCGCTGCTGCTGGCGGCCAACGGCCTCGGCACCATGCTCGTCGCGCTGACCCTGCCCAAGCTGCTGGACCGGCGCGGTGAACGTCCGGTGATGCTCACCGGCGCGGCCGTCCTCGTCACTGGTCTCGCCGCCGCGATCGTCCTGTCGACCACCGGCGCGGGCAGCTGGCCCGCCGCCCTCACCATCTGGGCGACCATCGGCGCGGGCACCGGCCTGATCCTCACCCCCACCGGCCGCGTGCTGCGCCGCTCGGCCCACGCGCAGGACCGGCCCGCCCTGTTCGCCGCCCAGTTCTCGCTCTCACACCTGGCCTGGCTGATCACCTACCCGATCACCGGCTGGCTGGCCACCACCGCCGGCTTCACCACCACCTGGATCACCCTGGCCGCCCTCGCCGGCCTCGGCGCCGCCGCCGCGCTCCTGCTGTGGCCCCGCACCGACCCCACCGAGATCACCCACGTCCACGAGATCGGCACCGTCGACCCGGCCATCCTGGCCGACGCCATCCAGATCGGCCCCGGCCTCTACCAACACACCCACCCCTACGTCATCGACCCCAACCACCCCCACTGGCCCACCCGCACCCCAGCCCTGGCCTGATCCCGGAACAGCGCGAACCCCGGTCCATGTGGGCCGGGGTTCGCTGTTCGATCGGGGGCTAGCGGGGGGCGGCGATGCCGGGGCTGGTGGGGAGGGCGGACAGGGATTGCCAGGTGGGCCAGTCGATGGCCCAGTCGTAGATGTCGCCGTCGGCTTGGGACAGGGCGATGGAGGTGCCGGTGACCTCGACGGGGTCGCCGTAGCGGGCGGTCGGGAAGTAGGCCTGGGCGTCGGCGGGTGAGAGGTTGATGCAGCCGTTGGTGACGTTGGAGGAGCCCTGGGCGGACAGGGATTCGGGGTTGGCGTGGATGAATTCGCCGTTGTTGGAGATGCGCACGGCCCAGCGTTCCCGGACGTTGGTGTAGTACGGCGGATTCGACATCAGGAAGTCCTCGTACTTCTCGGTGACCACATGGGTGCCCGAGCGGGTGACATTGCGCGGCTCGTTGCCCTCGCCGTAGGAGACCGCGAAGTCGAAGACGGTGACGCCGTCGCGCACCACCTGCATCCGGTGACTCGGCGCGTTCGCGATGACGATCTGGCTGCGGCCGATGGTGAAGTCCGAGGTGAGATCGGCGTCGCCGTACGCGCCGCCACCGAGGTCCACGCCGTACAGCTTGGCCGCCACGTGCACGGTGGTGCCGGGGGTCCAGTAGTTCTTCGGCCGCCAGTGCACCCGCGAACCGCCGTCGTCGGGCAGCCACGCCCAGGAACCCTCGGTGCCGGGATCGGTGGTGACGGTGAGCGCCTTCTCCACGGCGGCCTTGTTCGTCACCGGACCGGTGAACTTCAGGATGATCGGCGCGGCGATGCCGACCTCCTGGCCGTCACCGATGTTGAGCGTGGCCGGAACGGTCGACTTGGGGCTCAGGGTGGTGAAGGTGCCGTCGATCGGGACCGGCTTGCCGTCGGTGCCGATGGCGGTGCCGGTCCAGGTGTAGCTCGCGTTGTAGCCCAGCGGCTCGGTGATCCGGTAGCTGGCGTGGTCGGCACCGAACTCGCCCCGCACCTGCCTGCCATTGGCGTTGGTGAGGGCGATCTGGTCGATCCGGCCGTCGCTGACGCTCGCCGACACCGGCGCCAGCGGGTCGACGCCGGTCGCGCCGTCGCCCGGGGTGACGGTCACCTGGGCGATCGGCCCGGCGGGCTTGTCCTCGGCGCCCGGCCGGTCGACGGTGCAGGCGGTCAGCAGTGCCAGCACGGCCAGCAAGATCACCGCAACCACGGGCCGTCCACGACGAACGCCCACGCCACGCCGGTCGGCGGCCGCCATGCGCCGCACACGTCGAA
It encodes the following:
- a CDS encoding MFS transporter, whose translation is MSTALFAHRDFRLLFTAQVAALFGTGLTTVALGLLAYELAGGDAAIVLGTALTLKMVAYVTVAPIAGAYAGHLPRRQFLMALNGIRGAIVLALPFVDQIWQIYVLITLLQIASAAYTPTFQAVLPDILPDERDYTKALSASQLAATMETLLSPMLAALALTLISFHWLFVGTGIGFAVSVALVLGARIPDAVAGTGAIGQRLAAGLRLFAATPRLRGLLGLNLVVAAAGSVVMVNTVNYARDVLGGDQSAVALLLAANGLGTMLVALTLPKLLDRRGERPVMLTGAAVLVTGLAAAIVLSTTGAGSWPAALTIWATIGAGTGLILTPTGRVLRRSAHAQDRPALFAAQFSLSHLAWLITYPITGWLATTAGFTTTWITLAALAGLGAAAALLLWPRTDPTEITHVHEIGTVDPAILADAIQIGPGLYQHTHPYVIDPNHPHWPTRTPALA
- a CDS encoding L,D-transpeptidase → MAAADRRGVGVRRGRPVVAVILLAVLALLTACTVDRPGAEDKPAGPIAQVTVTPGDGATGVDPLAPVSASVSDGRIDQIALTNANGRQVRGEFGADHASYRITEPLGYNASYTWTGTAIGTDGKPVPIDGTFTTLSPKSTVPATLNIGDGQEVGIAAPIILKFTGPVTNKAAVEKALTVTTDPGTEGSWAWLPDDGGSRVHWRPKNYWTPGTTVHVAAKLYGVDLGGGAYGDADLTSDFTIGRSQIVIANAPSHRMQVVRDGVTVFDFAVSYGEGNEPRNVTRSGTHVVTEKYEDFLMSNPPYYTNVRERWAVRISNNGEFIHANPESLSAQGSSNVTNGCINLSPADAQAYFPTARYGDPVEVTGTSIALSQADGDIYDWAIDWPTWQSLSALPTSPGIAAPR